The DNA window TTTATCTTACTCCTATAATAAATCGAATACCaccaaaaattaattatattggaattaaattaatataatctCTGGAGTAACAATTCTACAGACTGGGTTTTAATTAGACAAATAtccaaataaaattgaatgagaGTCTTCTGATACCTCGATTGGGCGAGACTTAATCATAATCCCTACATTATTCATCATTTATCAATGTTATTAATTTACTATATGAAGCGCTATTCAAATCTAGCGACTAAAAATGTGGagtaataaaaaatcaaaaaacttTACATctgtatatatattatatttatattcacACGAATAAATTAAAACTTATACAAACATGAATTTATATttagttttaagaaaaaaaatatttaacagaataaaaataagaaaaagagtgatgAAAATATTTGATATCAATTGGATTGGAGTCGGACTGTCGGAGACTTGTTAATGAATGAAAACAATGGGCCTTGTCAATTTAATTGTAAGCCCAAAATATTATCAGGAAATCGTGATGAAgtattttattactactatggAGTAAAAGCCCAATTAGCAGCAATCTATTAGGGGCTTAGGGCAATATCAAGGATgggttgaaatatttttaagattttgaattctctaaataaaataaagaatacaGTAAATGAGCCCTTGGTAAGCGGCGAGTTTACCTAAGTTAATACCTTCATAAAATTTTCCTAATCTACGAAATATCTATTTAAAATAGCATTAGGGTATATTAGTcaatatataatactccctccgtcccaagctacttgcacttatttcctttctgggcgtcccaagttacttgcactctttccatttttagtaaaaattatcacctacagccgtaatatttgactttgtctatcactcattccttaatcccCGTGCCGAACaggaaacgtgcgagtagcttgggacggagggagtaatagaatTATAATATAAGAGCGTCTCAATTAAAAGAATTTTTGAGAAGATATTACACTATATATTTACCTTTCTTGTGCTAATGTCTTATTTTTATGAACTTTATTgtgtaatatttaaataatttccgtaataatattattatctaAAATCaatagaaataaatatataatggtGTGGTTGGAtggtcattgataaaccatAAAAAATGTATGGTTGGGTTGGATGAATATTGATGACGTGGAAGATGACGTGGAGGagatagaaattaattaaatattgtaaAAGTGAATGGTTAGGTTGGGTTGAGTGATTGCTGATAAACATAGTCTGAAGATTCGCAGGCataaaataaatgtatataTCAACCACGTCTTTCGTAATTATTGATAGTATTTATAAATTACCCCATAATATATTACTTTAGTTCTTGGCTATAAACAAGTTTAAAAAACTCTTCCAATAACAATGGGTGATGTGATGACAATGACTATACTTATGATTCACGTTTTTGTCATCGGTCTGTGTTCTTTACAATATTTGTTTGTGTTCTTTtcaatatttgttttgtttagtgttgtttatttattgttattagTTGAAGTTTAAGGTGTAACTGGTGTTAAATGAGCAGAGAAACTACTGCTACGCCTGGAAACTTGCTGATGAAAATTGAATCCCTTTCTTCATTCTCAAAGTGTGGAATTGACAAGTTCGAATCTAGGGCATTTGAATCCGGAGGCTATAAATGGTTAGTTAGTTTACATCATATTTTCTAGCTATTTTGATGATAgtatttactactactattactaaTTTTTTGAGTTGGTTTAGTTTAGTCTAAGATTTTCAGAATTTGGACAGGAAAATGATATTCTATCCTAATGGATACTTTGGTGACGACAATGGCAATGACAATGTTTCAGTCTACTTTTCCATTGTGGACAGGACACTTATTCTTTGCCTGTTGACTGGGAGGTCATACCCATCTTTACCTTCTATATATACAATCAAAAACACAACCAAGTACTCCTCATTTCGAGGTAGTTAATTTTCTCAAGTTTTACtatatagtttttattttttttacaaattacaagaaactagggtttcagtGTCATTTACATCAGAATCATTGTATGCTATCATTAAAACATGATGATCTCAGGAATTCCCAGACACATCCATGCCCTTTGAACAAAATGTGGAATTTCCAAAGTGATCTCTAGGAAGACTTTGATGGATCCGAGTAAAGGGTACGCTCTGAAGTTGGTGGAACACACGACACCTACAAAGCGCGAATGGACGATTCCCAGCTTTTCCAAGCTAGAGGATGTTTGGGGTAAGAGTTCTCCGTTGGAGATCACAAATGGTATCCCTTCTTGTTTTTATGTTATAGCTATAACCTgatttaattgtagttttttCTAATGTTTGGTGACATTACTTTGCTGCTTTAGGAAAGTTAACCTTCATCCAAAGGGATTGCCAAAAGGCAGCTACATGTCCCTCCCTGTTTCTTGAGCCAAAGGACTTCCCACCTCATCGTCGAGTGAAGGCAGAGGTTTTGATGCGCATCGTATCCAAACTCAATGGCTGTGAACGCGCTAAAACATGTTACGTTTTTTCACTATTTGTTTGACAACCCCTATTTTCAGCACATCCAAAACCTTAAAAGTAGTAGAATACAACACTACATCAAAAGCATTATGTGCATATACATGGTGCCATGTTAAATACAGTACTAGCTAGTGTGTTGCTGATAACTACTCTACGTTTTTCGTTGCAGTTAATCATTGGTTTACAGCTTCTGGCGGAGAACAGGGATTtcctgaatttaaaaaaaatgctgATATGGATGCTGGAGGCTTCCTTCATCGCGACTGCTGTTTTGTAGATGTTGAAATCACGGTGCAAGCTGTTGCGAAAGCTACTATCTAGCTTATATTGGAAGGGGATCCAATGCAGTGCGTAGCCATGTTAGATAACTCCATAAAACACGATCACTTATTTAGTTTTGCGTCGTTAAGTTGATATCACTGAAATGTTTTTTCTTATGATGGTTTTGTAGTTTCTACTCGATGCAAAATTTATActagaaaatacacaaacttcaTGATTGAAAACTTGACCCTAACCAAAATACATAGAGAGAGCAAAAAATTGTTAAGATTTCTGCAAAATGTTTGATTATCGAACTTCGCAAAAAATGTTAAGATTTCGTAAAATATCATATGACTCAGACGTATTCAtacaatataaattataaaatgaacaCTTTAAAAGAAAATCAGTCAGTCATTACCGGTTTAGTTAGAGGGTTTGGTGGGTTGCTTCTTCTGCTCCTGCTTTTTATCGGAATCTGCCACCTTTCGCCTGTCCTTCCTCTCCCTCTTTTTCAAGGCGGTCATCCGGGCTTTCAAGATAGTTGCATAACTGGACTGGAATCGTTGGTGATCTTTTGGACCGACCTGTCATTCAAATCAAGTGTTTTGTTTTTCAGTAAAAGTTGTCCCTCACAACAATTGTAGGCTAGTCAACACAAAAGAAAACCGACTATCATCAACGTTAAAGCAAATTCACAACTATCACCAATTTATCAGACTATCAGAGTTTAATCACATTATGAATGGAATTGGCATATCAGGCAACTATAACATCACTGATGCAATATATCAATCAGTTTCAGAACATTACGCAATCCACCAACATCACTTTTCTATATGATCATTGTCTGCATATACTTGAACTCATAGTTCTTCAATGTTCTCATAATTAATAGAATGAAGATATATATGAAAGGGAAGGGAAGCTAGTTACTATACCATTGTTGAAATAGTTTTCTTTCCATCTGTAGCTCGAATGAGGCACTTAAATTCAATCTTTTCCCCGGCGGTCTTCATCTTATTCCTCTTAACCTTGGACTTGTCAGAAGCTGGAATAAGAGGAAGCAACAGACCACTCTCAATTTCCAACAGCTGCAGTAGTTAAGAATCTGTCTACCAACAGGTATCAAGAGGTAAAAACAGGGAAAAAACTTGCATTTATTGATGAAAACTCACAGTGCTTTATAGTAACCCACACAGAGCCTTTTTCTGTAGTCCTCTCAAACATATTGGTGAGTTCATTGAGGAAGGGATCAGGCTGTAATCGTACCTGGCAAAAGAAAACGAAAGATTAGCAACGTGTGATGCTATTTAGTCAACAAATCAATTTCATTTTGCGCGGTGATTGATCTAGGCATTAGCCAATGCAAA is part of the Salvia splendens isolate huo1 chromosome 6, SspV2, whole genome shotgun sequence genome and encodes:
- the LOC121807905 gene encoding uncharacterized protein LOC121807905, with translation MSRETTATPGNLLMKIESLSSFSKCGIDKFESRAFESGGYKWKMIFYPNGYFGDDNGNDNVSVYFSIVDRTLILCLLTGRKTLMDPSKGYALKLVEHTTPTKREWTIPSFSKLEDVWGKSSPLEITNGKLTFIQRDCQKAATCPSLFLEPKDFPPHRRVKAEVLMRIVSKLNGFNHWFTASGGEQGFPEFKKNADMDAGGFLHRDCCFVDVEITVQAVAKATI
- the LOC121808368 gene encoding signal recognition particle 14 kDa protein-like, yielding MVRLQPDPFLNELTNMFERTTEKGSVWVTIKHSSDKSKVKRNKMKTAGEKIEFKCLIRATDGKKTISTMVGPKDHQRFQSSYATILKARMTALKKRERKDRRKVADSDKKQEQKKQPTKPSN